Below is a genomic region from Melitaea cinxia chromosome 20, ilMelCinx1.1, whole genome shotgun sequence.
aaattctaattataacaattaaaagatataaaaaaacacaaaatatctttcattactatggcccatgtttcttggagacaatcgatgtattaggagtagaactacctaacatttggtttgggttttcgtttacacggtttaaagggcatctatcctactcactattttcatgatggggcaactatccatataggtaggcatctatcctcaaaaaaaggggttcacgaaaagctaatttctgcttaatctgcattgggtaggttaaaaaagaatagtaataattcaacataaaggaccgagctagctacattaataaaaattattcgtataaaaatcatatttttaaaattaggtggctatttcaaaaagtgaggcatctatcccggttttaccctattgTTGCTATGTTATTGTTGTTGTCATTTTGTATAATTTCTGTTACGGGGGTGATATAATAACCAAGTAAttaaaagattacaaaaaatatataaagataaaaatacaatgtGAAACGAAAATGGTACATTTTAGGTTAAAACTCGTCCATAATATCAATGTTTTAATCCTATTTCCGCAGATACTATATCTATGGTAATCTTGGCGCTGCGCTGCGTAGTTCAAGATCATCGTCACCGTAGTCTGATACACTTCGTGAGGCGACCAATGGCCGGTCTAGCAAGACAACAGCATCCCGATGGCAGTTTCGGCTCTCTAACTACTACAGCCTTAGCTATACAGGTTATTACTGCGATCGCACAACAAAATTAACGTTATAAAAGAAAtcatacaaacataaaaataatatataattatatatacatactcgACTTCTATACATAGGTATacttcgactcctaactgcggtCCTTCAAATtgggggttctgtaggtgttatagataATATTCCACGAGGAGGAAAATTCCTAACTATTCTTCATGACCGTCCAATGAGTGCATAAGCAcggtcaaaatcaaaattaaaaatacatttgttcAAATCGGCTTCAAAAGCACAGTAAATGTCCTTCCTCTTTCTGATCTACAAGATAAAGTTTTACATCGTAAACAATATAACAATAACCTAAAATAATGCCCAGGgtacaatataataatgttttggAGGTCTACACATAAAATAAAGAAGAGCCAAGATTTATGTTCACGGCAACTTAGTTGCTGTTCGAAATAtcgaaatttattaataatatattatatttaataacaacaaTGCATGGAGATAAGGGCctgtgcccagctgtgggatgttacagtctAAATTGAACTAATAGCATACAATCTATTTCAAGGCTCTTGAAGACTCCGACAATGGTCCCGGCGCCCATCAACACTGGAGCCTCCCATCTGCGCGTAAGTGGTTGCTCGACAGACAGGAGCCAGACGGCGGGTGGGGCGACGTCGCCCAAACCGCTGCAGCGGTGGCAGCGCTGACACCCGCCTCTCTAGCTGCTGTACGACCGCCGCATTGCAGCGATAAGTTACAGGACAGTAGGCATGAACCGCTAGGTAATCTATTTATAcctattatttttgtacatgtatattaatatgaatatatcACTCATATTCACTCATTCAACCATTTATActcatattcatttattattctaAAGTTAATGACGTACGTGTTTACATATGTTATTGCAGAATTAGTTTACCTATCGATATCATATATGCCTATATACAACAGACAAGAATATCATTCAACCGTATTTTGATACCGATGAATACAGGCAATGAATTTTTAGATACACGCTATACAGCCTTTTACATGCTTAGATCTGCAAAGTTCTGAACTATTTCCAATATTTCACGGTGAGCGCAAATCACAGTATTATATTATCTTTGACTACCATCGAACTTAGCTTTATTATGCTTGAAAATACGAGTCGAATGAAGTGAAAAGTCTAAGTTTAAATCCTGTAAGAATTCAAGCTTAGACTTTAATATGAAATTCTATAAGAGACGTCTTTACGCAAATTATCCACACTAATTAGATACCCGGCATCATGCGAACATACATAGTACACACCTGCATTGAAATCTTATCTTCCTATACTTTCTTGCACTcgtgaaaattataaaatgtaccCTTCTTATATCACTGAGATTCTCTCTTCTCTCACTATTCTCACTTCTGAGATTTTCTCGAAACGCTAGAATAGAGGAACTTTCAACGCAACGACTTTAAAAATGTCTTGTATCTAAATTGATATTTGTCAATTATCAGATAGTAATGGTGGTGATGGCAGCTTGAAATTGGCGTACCAGTCCGGTCATTCAAGCAACGATTCTGATGCACGTAACGTCTCCTTCACCTACACTCTCTGGCTTGGAACTAACGTCACTgaaaattatacattatatatgatTGCTCCAAGGTAAATAGATTGGTTCAAAGACCTACAACGCTTAATCTCTAGAATCGAAACTACGTATGTAGGCTTTTGTTCTGTGTTCGTATAGTTCAATGAGTATAAAGTAGATAGTATCATGTAGTACACATGagtgaaatttattttacgCCGATGACATCTCAGAATGATTATGTAGTCTTCACTTTTAAtggattattttcttaaataattattgtcttAAACAAAAGTAGTGGCGTCAAACGGGAAATATTTCTCCTACATTTTTTAGATATTGTACATTAAGAATTCTTCCAAACAGGGGTAACACCCATTATTAGAAAGCTATTTCGATTTCGCTCCTCCTCTTATATCATACTCATTTAacgaaatattataatatctatacgTACCTATTTTTCAGAAACATATCATTCTATCACGTCATGCAAATGGCTGCGGAACAGGACCCAAAATTCAAGTTTGAAGCAAGCGAATGGCCAAACGGTCACTATGTCCACACTCTAGCTGGTCACAAGGAAGAACCGATGGGCTATCACTACTGGTTGCTCTACCGCTTGCCCGAGATACCCGATCCTGTCAGTCCTCCTGGCAATCAGCTAGTAGCGcctgttggtaagtaattaATACAACTGTCAAATAGGATGTACAGGGTCTTGATGACTTGATAAATACTTTAAACATTAATCATCATATTTAGGTTTGAAATTTGCTTGATTTAAttgctttcagttgtgccagtaAACCACGATTAATTCTTTCACTCGCAGGGATATAGTTGTCATAAATAAAATGAGTGAATGGTacattaatatctatttttaatatatttcaggCGTTGATGACTTGCTCGTTGAAGACGGGGAACATTACCTGTTTTGGTATAAAAAGCTGTAATTTTCTTACCGAATTGTGATTTAAGATTTaagcaaaaatattaatcacCTTCATTTCGTTGATCGTTCAAGTTATAGTGTACCTATAGTTGAAGATAATCCTttagaaaatatacaaaaacttaCTAATATCTACATCAATTATCTCATATAGTAACgatcttaaaaatatcaatagtttttaaaatattttaccttaCAATTTGtagaattactttaaaataaatttaatttaaagctgCATGATATGTTGCAGACTATTGGATAAAGTTAGAGATAGGAATTATAACATATttgttcttaaaaaaattgtatttaaacaaTATGGTAACCTACAAAtgtgtataatttttcaaattttactaTGCACAAAGATTATGAAATAATGTGTATAGGGGAGTTTAGGAAAACGTATGAGACAGCCAGCGCAcgaaattttcattatttttgacttataatttttttatgacgattaattaattaattaattaaacatttgaaatttttaattatattaaaaagatgTCAAAAAATCTACGTTTCAAATTTGAGCTATGTGTCAATATTATTTACCggaaatactttttaaatatgcttttttacatattaaaaaaattgtacttttttaaaatgataaaatatccaaaaatcatgtttctatttttaatatggcATGGAAGTACAGCTTGAggtttcatatttaataatattttaatactttataacgATATAATACGAGTTAACTATAGCCAGTATGCATGTCTTATTCATTATATCAATCCAAAACCTAGATAGTAAAGCATTATGAATTAATGAAAAGTAAATAGGAATTACAAAAACGTTACCATATTCTTTGCTCTTTCTAGTAACATAACACTGCACGGTTACTTTAAATTGGAATGCTATGGAGCTTTGTTACCGTAAAATGTCGGATACTATCAGATAATCGAATATAATTTACCGAATATCTGCAACTAGAACCGAAACcagtatacatataattactaTCCAAATATGTTATATCACATCCATAACATCCCTACTTTAAAATACATGATTATTTGCACTTGAAAcatgttttaaaacatttttatcatatttaaatatgtctacgtatttttaaaattatataaggaacaaaatatattaaagtattgTCATCATTAGAATTAACATATAGCCCAAGAGGCCCGGGCAAACCAGAATTTcgtcatttcataaaaattga
It encodes:
- the LOC123663693 gene encoding uncharacterized protein CG3556, which encodes MIGTHPSSVLFYALLVALGIVRGQTETEAPTTSTSKSPSTTVASTTIAWETETLNEGQAIQKALQYLLQHRQPDWGWGNDTHHVMLTLQLANNTGKEIEQQELEMQLSAKQMEIEILLMMSKHHESPPPLNRLAAYTLALGALCKDPRSFHGRDLVTALLHREPPHDLEFAYATLAACSSAAHVRRRHIRRLLDIANAAADHSLDTISMVILALRCVVQDHRHRSLIHFVRRPMAGLARQQHPDGSFGSLTTTALAIQALEDSDNGPGAHQHWSLPSARKWLLDRQEPDGGWGDVAQTAAAVAALTPASLAAVRPPHCSDKLQDSRHEPLDSNGGDGSLKLAYQSGHSSNDSDARNVSFTYTLWLGTNVTENYTLYMIAPRNISFYHVMQMAAEQDPKFKFEASEWPNGHYVHTLAGHKEEPMGYHYWLLYRLPEIPDPVSPPGNQLVAPVGVDDLLVEDGEHYLFWYKKL